A part of Vigna radiata var. radiata cultivar VC1973A chromosome 11, Vradiata_ver6, whole genome shotgun sequence genomic DNA contains:
- the LOC106777784 gene encoding protein indeterminate-domain 5, chloroplastic, with the protein MAAPFSSASLFGIREEDQNQMKQQHSSTTTPSSSSTPAAPPPQKKRRNQPGTPNPDAEVIALSPKTLMATNRFICEVCNKGFQREQNLQLHRRGHNLPWKLKQKSNKEPKRKVYLCPEPTCVHHDPSRALGDLTGIKKHYSRKHGEKKWKCDKCSKKYAVQSDWKAHSKTCGTREYRCDCGTLFSRRDSFITHRAFCDALAQESAREPPTLSSAIGNQLFGNSNNMSLGLSQNLGSQIPSIHDQNSQPSDLLRFCGAPRTGPFDHILPPNMASPFRPSSHQIMQLQNPPFFMPESNQNYHDHQQGLISNKPFQGMIQLSDLNNSNTPSASNLFNLPFLSNRGHTPNYSEEHHFNPTEGSNFFTEGTIIGTDHQTSSATAPSVFSTSLQNTTNMSHMSATALLQKAAQMGAASSSTNNSASSLLRSLASKSDHRPLLSAANYSNILNSSVQEMMNLPGFEAYDHGITNKEPKLSVGGSDRLTRDFLGVAQQQQQQRGFNLSSLEAETNNAAPSGQSFGGGANFQ; encoded by the exons ATGGCAGCACCTTTTTCTTCAGCATCTCTCTTTGGAATCAGAGAAGAGGATCAGAATCAGATGAAGCAGCAGCATTCCTCAACCACAACACCATCATCCTCATCAACTCCAGCTGCACCACCACCccagaagaaaagaagaaaccaaCCTGGAACACCAA ATCCAGATGCTGAGGTGATAGCACTATCTCCGAAGACTCTAATGGCAACAAACAGGTTTATATGCGAAGTGTGCAATAAAGGGTTTCAAAGGGAGCAAAACCTACAGCTTCACAGAAGAGGACACAATCTGCCATGGAAGTTGAAGCAGAAGAGTAACAAAGAGCCAAAGAGAAAGGTTTATCTGTGTCCTGAGCCCACATGTGTTCATCATGACCCTTCAAGGGCTCTTGGAGACCTCACTGGCATTAAGAAACACTACTCTCGCAAACATGGTGAGAAGAAATGGAAGTGTGACAAATGCTCCAAAAAATATGCTGTTCAATCAGATTGGAAGGCTCACTCCAAAACCTGTGGCACCAGAGAGTATAGATGTGACTGTGGCACCCTCTTCTCCAG ACGTGACAGTTTCATCACTCACAGAGCCTTTTGTGATGCTTTGGCACAAGAAAGTGCAAGAGAGCCACCTACTTTGAGCAGTGCCATTGGCAACCAACTATTTGGAAACAGTAACAACATGTCCTTAGGCTTATCTCAGAATTTGGGTTCTCAGATCCCTTCAATCCATGACCAAAACTCTCAACCCAGTGACCTATTGCGTTTTTGTGGTGCACCAAGGACTGGTCCATTTGACCACATTCTCCCACCAAACATGGCCTCACCCTTCAGACCCTCCTCACACCAAATCATGCAACTTCAAAACCCTCCATTCTTCATGCCAGAATCAAACCAAAACTACCATGACCACCAACAAGGTTTAATCTCAAACAAGCCTTTTCAAGGAATGATACAACTATCTGACCTCAACAACAGCAACACCCCTTCTGCCTCCAACCTCTTCAATCTTCCTTTTCTATCCAACCGAGGCCACACCCCCAACTACTCCGAGGAACACCACTTCAACCCCACAGAAGGCTCTAATTTCTTCACAGAAGGCACCATAATCGGCACCGATCACCAAACAAGCTCCGCCACTGCCCCTTCGGTTTTCAGCACCTCTCTCCAAAACACCACCAACATGTCTCACATGTCAGCAACTGCACTGCTCCAAAAAGCTGCTCAAATGGGTGCTGCAAGTTCCAGCACCAACAACAGTGCCTCCTCTCTTCTAAGAAGCTTAGCATCCAAATCTGATCACAGGCCACTCCTCAGTGCTGCAAACTACAGCAACATCTTGAACTCCAGCGTGCAAGAGATGATGAACCTTCCCGGCTTCGAAGCATATGATCATGGCATCACCAACAAGGAACCAAAACTCAGCGTTGGAGGCTCTGATAGGCTCACCCGAGATTTTCTAGGAGTTgcacagcaacaacaacagcaacgtGGGTTTAACTTGAGCTCTTTGGAAGCAGAGACAAACAATGCGGCGCCGTCAGGTCAATCTTTCGGAGGTGGAGCAAACTTTCAGTGA